TGTATGGTTCACGGGTGACCGACACCCCCACGTCGACCGAGCCGATCCCCCCCCTGCTCGCGGCCGCCTGGCACGCGTATGGCGACGAGCGTCCCATCGTGCGCGCCGAGAACATCAGCGCCACCGTGTCCACCAACACGGTCTACAGGGTCACGCTATCGGACAAGAAGCAGATCATCGCCAAGACCTCGAGCTACGGCTCCTACGTGCACTTCCGCCAGGACCACGACCGCATCCACGACTGGACGCGGCTGCTGTCGGGCTCGCGCTTCGGCAACTTCCTGGCCCCGGTGCTCACGCTGGACGGCAAGGCCTTCACCTTCCGCGACGAGACCGGCTGGGTGGCGTTCTACGGCAAGACCGAGTTCTACGACTTCCTGCCCAAGGTGCTGACCGAGGGACAGATCGACTCCTTCGGCGCCGAGCTCGCCAGCTTCCACCTGCAGTGCCAGAAGATCTGCCACCGCCTGCCACCCACGTGGAAGAGCATGGGCTCGGACATCGCGCAGCTCTTCGACAGCCTGAGCGACCCTCGCTACTGCGCCGAGCGCCACCTGCGCAGCGAAGACGCCAGCATGTTGAAGGCGCACTGCGACCGCTTCCTGCACAACGCCGAGGACCTCGGCTACCACGGCTTCGAGAAGCTGCCGGTGCTGGTGGACTGGAACACGGGCAACTTCAGCGTGGGGCTCGACGGAGACGGCTTCAAGCTCTTCACGCGCTGGGACTACGACTGGTTCCGCATCGAGCCGCGCACGCTCGACTTCTACTTCGCGAGCCGGGTGGTGCGCTCCGAGGGCGACCAGACCATCTTCAGCTACCTGGTGGACCCGCTGCTGGAGCCGCGCTTCATTCGCTTCATGCGGGCGTACGACGCCATCAACCCGCTCGCCGATGAAGAGATCCTCTTCCTGAAAGAGGTCTACCGCTTCTTCATCCTGAACTACGTCATCCGCGAGGGAGAGCACTTCTTTCAGGGGCCCATCTGCCAGCGCCTGCAGCGCGAGGCCGTGGAGGTCTACCTGCCCACGCTGGACGCCGTGCGCTTCGAGAAGGTGATCGACGCACTCGGGCACGGCGGCGCGTGATGGCCAGTCGAGAACCGCTGTCGCCGCGGCGCAGGCCACAGCAGGCGCGCTCCCGTGAGCTGGTGCGCGCCATCGCCATCGCGTGCGAGCGCATCCTCGCCGAGGAGGGCGCGGCGGCGCTGAACACCAACCGCATCGCCGAGGTGGCCGGGGTGAACATCGGCTCGCTGTACCGCTACTTCCCCAACAAGGAAGCCATCATCGCCGAGGTGTACGAGCTGCAGCTGCAGGACCTCGCGGCGCAATACGAAGACGCGTGGGAGGCCGCGCAGGATGGCCCCGGCCCGCGAACGCTGCGGGACGCGGTGCGCGCACACATCGCCGGGAACGCCGCCATGCACCAGCGCCTGCTGCGCATCGACGAGACGTTCTACCGCGCCTATCAGCGCGAGCTGGACCTGGGGGAGCGCCACAGTGAGCGCTTCGACCGCACGTTCCTCGAGCAGGCCGAGCGCTGGCTGCGCGACCAGCTCGAAGTGCACCGCAGCAAGCTGGTGGTGGCCGACCTCGACATGGCGGCGTTCATCGTGGCGCGCTCGGTGGCGGGTGCGCTGCGCAGCGCGGCGCGCGACCAACCCGGACGCCTGGCGGATGCAGCGTTCACGGATGCCCTCGAGCGCATGACGCTCTTGTACTTGGAAGGAAGCG
The Sandaracinaceae bacterium genome window above contains:
- a CDS encoding TetR/AcrR family transcriptional regulator, coding for MASREPLSPRRRPQQARSRELVRAIAIACERILAEEGAAALNTNRIAEVAGVNIGSLYRYFPNKEAIIAEVYELQLQDLAAQYEDAWEAAQDGPGPRTLRDAVRAHIAGNAAMHQRLLRIDETFYRAYQRELDLGERHSERFDRTFLEQAERWLRDQLEVHRSKLVVADLDMAAFIVARSVAGALRSAARDQPGRLADAAFTDALERMTLLYLEGSA